One stretch of Rhinatrema bivittatum chromosome 8, aRhiBiv1.1, whole genome shotgun sequence DNA includes these proteins:
- the LOC115097044 gene encoding tapasin-related protein-like, with the protein MPRPCSAVLCFLGAGFLMFQDTPVSAGSAFSQTKQLLCMYKTVNHLAGAGDPVKLKARLLLGSSKAQSAETQHLESSYPDTYQITFIVRESAVDVARVIDADVDKLECEISHYYTQNTQVLWPGIHPASDGEDAWFTATVRHTEGVFIVRVIFFQFQSGFGEKESPGSIFGPGSETLHLSAVFMVYSKSPVVQTGLKKESLLHCAFSVDHQADPSITWSLKQKGGRTKRLFKYNGSKKQVDQEGQHAKMALEEIPKGNASLLLRSTTLEDQGIYLCEVSVSSLYVEQNIQLEILESPRVTLNTASLSLVEGEDQKLVCDVAHYYPLDVQVQWSRDRSEGKMLPELVKGVLFSSHKYNSDGTYSLSSFFLLKGSLADDGVRYTCRVQHKSLQIPIRKSVKVMVTASHAWTPWLLILLILVLAGLILYLVTYHLTVKTSSKRKPY; encoded by the exons ATGCCGAGGCCGTGCTCTGCAGTTCTCTGCTTCCTGGGCGCCG GCTTCCTCATGTTCCAAGATACGCCTGTTTCAGCTGGTTCAGCATTCAGCCAGACTAagcagctgctttgcatgtataaAACTGTAAATCACCTTGCTGGTGCAGGAGATCCTGTGAAATTGAAGGCCCGACTACTGCTTGGGAGCAGCAAAGCACAAAGCGCTGAGACACAGCACCTGGAATCCTCTTATCCTGACACTTACCAAATCACTTTTATCGTAAGAG AATCTGCAGTGGACGTGGCGCGAGTTATAGATGCGGACGTTGACAAGCTGGAGTGCGAGATCAGTCATTACTACACCCAGAACACCCAGGTGCTGTGGCCGGGGATCCATCCTGCAAGCGACGGAGAAGACGCATGGTTTACCGCCACCGTAAGACACACGGAAGGCGTCTTCATCGTAAGAGTTATCTTCTTTCAGTTTCAAAGTGGCTTTGGTGAGAAAGAAAGCCCCGGAAGTATATTTGGGCCCGGTTCAGAGACGCTGCACCTGTCAG CTGTGTTCATGGTGTACAGCAAGTCTCCTGTAGTCCAGACAGGCCTGAAGAAGGAAAGCCTCCTCCACTGTGCGTTCTCGGTGGACCATCAGGCAGACCCGTCCATCACGTGGAGCTTAAAGCAGAAAGGAGGGAGAACGAAAAGGCTGTTTAAGTACAATGGCTCCAAGAAACAGGTGGATCAGGAGGGTCAGCATGCCAAAATGGCCCTCGAAGAGATTCCCAAGGGAAATGCTTCTCTCCTCCTGAGAAGTACCACGTTAGAAGACCAGGGAATCTATTTGTGTGAAGTGTCTGTGTCTTCTCTTTACGTGGAACAGAACATTCAGCTGGAAATTCTGG AAAGTCCCAGAGTGACATTGAACACCGCCTCCCTGTCCCTAGTGGAAGGAGAGGACCAGAAGCTGGTATGCGATGTAGCCCACTATTACCCTCTGGACGTGCAGGTGCAGTGGTCGCGGGATCGGTCGGAAGGCAAGATGCTGCCGGAGCTGGTGAAGGGCGTCCTCTTCAGCAGTCACAAATACAATTCCGACGGTACCTACAGTCTCTCCAGCTTCTTCCTGCTTAAGGGTTCTCTCGCGGATGACGGCGTCAGATACACATGTCGAGTGCAGCATAAGAGCCTACAGATCCCCATCAGGAAGAGTGTAAAAGTGATGGTGACAG